The Gemmatimonadota bacterium genome has a window encoding:
- a CDS encoding MoaD/ThiS family protein, with translation MIRVVLPYHLRNLSGCRDKEIILQVADGVVTQRKILDALEARFPQLGGTVRDYGSGCRRPLVRFFGCGRDLSLESPDAPVPEAIAQGEEPYRIVGSVAGG, from the coding sequence ATGATCCGCGTCGTCCTGCCCTACCACCTCCGGAACCTGTCCGGTTGCCGGGACAAGGAGATCATCCTGCAGGTTGCCGACGGGGTCGTGACCCAGCGCAAGATCCTTGACGCGCTGGAAGCGCGCTTTCCTCAGCTCGGCGGAACGGTCCGGGACTACGGATCGGGCTGCCGCCGGCCCCTCGTGCGGTTCTTTGGCTGCGGGCGGGACCTTTCCCTCGAATCGCCCGACGCGCCGGTGCCGGAAGCCATCGCGCAAGGCGAGGAACCCTACCGGATCGTCGGCTCGGTGGCCGGCGGGTAG